One part of the Mycolicibacterium aromaticivorans JS19b1 = JCM 16368 genome encodes these proteins:
- a CDS encoding galactan 5-O-arabinofuranosyltransferase gives MAAAVVAAVAVSTIALIAISRVQWPAFPSSNQLHALTTVGQVGCLVLLLGTGFVWRRGHRSAGRSEATRGYEWAARIGAAVFLSAFTVVTLGMPLGATRLYLFGISVDQQFRTEYLTRLTQSPALHDMTYIGLPPFYPAGWFWLGGRVAALTGTPGWEMLKPWAIVSIAIAVVLAMTLWSAMIRFEYALIVTVATTAVTLAYSSPEPYAAIITVLIPPVLVLAWSGLRGKARQGGWAAVVGVGVFLGVSATFYTLLVGYTAFTVVVMGLIVAIARRSAEPLLRLVVAGVIALSIAAITWLPFLLQAVRHPLSDTGSAQHYLPADGAVLTFPMLQFSLLGALCMLGTLWLVWRARSSTKAAALGIGVLTVYGWSVLSMLTTLLGTTLLSFRLQPTLTVLLSAAGVFGFTDVTLAIAARTNRKVIGAAAAIGLIGSVGFSQDIPDVLRPDLTVAYTDTDGYGQRGDRRPPGAEKYYAEVDAAIGKITGRPRQETVVLTADYSFLSYYPYYGFQGLTSHYANPLAEFEKRASAIESWAELKSADQLAHALDTLPWQPPTVFLMRRGANDTYTLRLAQDVYPNQPNVRRYTVDFDVSLFDGPHFTVKTIGPFVVAIRNP, from the coding sequence ATGGCTGCGGCAGTCGTTGCAGCCGTGGCCGTTTCGACCATCGCGCTGATCGCGATCTCAAGGGTGCAGTGGCCGGCCTTCCCGTCGTCGAACCAACTGCACGCACTGACCACCGTCGGGCAGGTCGGGTGCCTGGTCCTGCTGCTGGGTACCGGATTCGTCTGGCGCAGAGGGCACCGCTCGGCGGGCAGGAGCGAAGCGACCCGGGGATATGAGTGGGCTGCCCGCATCGGCGCGGCGGTGTTCCTGTCGGCGTTCACCGTGGTCACCCTCGGCATGCCACTCGGCGCGACCCGCCTCTATCTGTTCGGCATCTCCGTCGACCAACAGTTCCGCACCGAGTATCTGACCCGGCTCACGCAGAGCCCCGCACTGCACGACATGACCTATATCGGTCTGCCGCCGTTCTATCCGGCAGGCTGGTTCTGGCTGGGCGGGCGCGTCGCCGCCCTGACCGGGACTCCAGGCTGGGAGATGCTCAAGCCGTGGGCCATCGTCTCGATCGCGATCGCCGTCGTGCTCGCGATGACGTTGTGGTCGGCCATGATTCGGTTCGAATACGCACTGATCGTCACCGTCGCCACCACCGCGGTGACCCTGGCTTACAGCTCGCCGGAGCCCTACGCCGCGATCATCACCGTCCTCATCCCGCCGGTCCTGGTGCTCGCATGGTCGGGACTGCGCGGCAAGGCCAGACAGGGCGGCTGGGCGGCCGTCGTCGGCGTCGGGGTCTTCCTCGGCGTCTCCGCCACTTTCTACACCCTGCTCGTCGGCTACACCGCATTCACGGTCGTGGTGATGGGCCTGATCGTGGCGATCGCGCGGCGCAGTGCCGAACCGCTGCTGCGGCTCGTGGTCGCCGGCGTCATCGCCCTGTCCATCGCCGCGATCACCTGGCTGCCGTTCCTGCTGCAAGCCGTCCGGCATCCGCTCAGCGACACCGGCAGCGCCCAGCACTACCTGCCCGCCGACGGCGCCGTCCTCACCTTCCCGATGCTGCAGTTCTCGCTGCTGGGTGCGCTGTGCATGCTCGGCACGCTGTGGCTGGTGTGGCGGGCCCGCTCGTCCACGAAAGCGGCCGCACTCGGGATCGGTGTGCTGACCGTCTACGGCTGGTCGGTGCTGTCGATGCTGACCACACTGCTCGGCACCACCCTGCTGTCGTTCCGGCTGCAGCCCACGCTGACCGTTCTGCTGTCGGCTGCCGGGGTGTTCGGCTTCACCGACGTGACGCTGGCGATCGCCGCACGAACGAACCGCAAGGTCATCGGAGCCGCCGCGGCCATCGGGCTGATCGGGTCCGTCGGCTTCAGCCAGGACATCCCCGACGTGCTGCGCCCCGATCTGACCGTCGCCTACACCGACACCGACGGCTACGGCCAGCGCGGTGACCGGCGACCACCCGGAGCCGAGAAGTACTACGCCGAAGTCGACGCCGCGATCGGAAAAATCACCGGCCGGCCCCGCCAGGAGACCGTCGTACTGACCGCCGACTACAGCTTCCTGTCCTACTACCCCTACTACGGGTTCCAGGGTCTGACATCGCATTACGCCAACCCGCTCGCCGAGTTCGAGAAGCGGGCTTCGGCAATCGAATCCTGGGCCGAATTGAAGTCCGCCGACCAGCTGGCCCACGCGCTCGACACCCTGCCGTGGCAGCCCCCGACCGTGTTCCTGATGCGCCGCGGCGCCAATGACACCTACACCCTGCGGCTGGCGCAGGACGTCTACCCCAACCAGCCCAATGTGCGGCGCTACACCGTCGACTTCGACGTCAGTCTGTTCGACGGACCGCACTTCACCGTCAAGACGATCGGACCCTTCGTCGTGGCCATCCGGAATCCGTAG
- a CDS encoding arabinosyltransferase domain-containing protein has protein sequence MPSEEADSTRIARLVAVIAGILGVLLCGVVPLLPVTQTTASIQWPQAPGPDGLVSDITAPLVSGAPQSLEVSIPCQAIATLPAEGGLVFSTIPPAGIDSSRNGLFVRANAATVVVAFRDTVAAVAPRPAIAAGGCRELRIWAGPGGVGADFVGIPGATGTLAQEKKPQIAGIFTDLKVASQPGLSAHIDIDTRFITSPSTLKIAVMVLGIACVVASLIALGVLDRRAGRRVRGAWRQLFRARAATWVADVGVIGGLLLWHVIGAISSDDGYNLTIARVSGQAGYTANYFRYFGATEAPFDWYQSVLAHLAAISTAGVWMRLPATIAGIGTWLILSRCVLPRLGRRLSLNRVTVWTAGAVFLAAWLPFNNGLRPEPLIAFGALATWILVENAIATRRLVPAALAIVVAVFSVTLAPQGLIAIAPLLVGARAVARVIKARRGTDGLLAPLAALAASLAVIFVVVFRDQTLAAVAESARIKYVVGPTIAWYQDFLRYYFLTVEDNSESSLTRRFGVLIMLLCLFGMLAVLLRRGHVPGVAGGPVWRLLGSTAIGLLLLHFTPTKWAVQFGAFAGLAGALGAVTAFAFARVGLHNRRNLALYVTALLFVLAWATSGTNGWFYVGNYGVPWFDRQPVIAHQPVTTMFLGLAIVSGLTAGWLHFRMDYAGHTEVKNTGRNRALASTPLLVFAIIMVLLEVGSMTKAFVQRYPAYTTAAANVSALKSGLSDASCAMADDVLVEADPNAGMLQPVPGQKWGKYGPLGGDNPVGFTPNGISDTLEPAEPFVANPGTVNSDGSPNKPNAGIAFAAGTGGGYGPVGVNGSRVFLPFGLDPKTTPVMGSYNENTVAAKATSAWYQLPPRTPDRPLVTVAAAGAIWFYDEEGQFNYGQSLKLQWGVQRPDGSFQALNSVQPIDVIAQKAWRNLRFPLSWAPPEANVARIVADDPNLSTDQWFGFTPPRVPVLETAQQFLGSQTPVMMDIATAANFPCQRPFSEHLGVAELPEYRILPNLKQVVVSSNMWQSARAGGPFLFIQGLLTTATVPTYLRDDWYRDWGAIERYVRLVPSSEAPNAVIDQGTKTTFGWSRSGPIRALP, from the coding sequence GTGCCAAGCGAGGAAGCCGACTCCACCCGGATCGCCCGGCTCGTCGCCGTCATAGCCGGCATCCTCGGTGTGCTGCTGTGCGGTGTCGTGCCGCTGCTGCCGGTCACGCAGACCACCGCCAGCATCCAGTGGCCACAGGCGCCCGGCCCGGACGGCCTGGTCAGCGACATCACCGCGCCGCTGGTGTCGGGCGCGCCGCAGTCGCTCGAGGTGTCGATCCCCTGCCAGGCCATCGCCACGCTGCCCGCCGAGGGCGGCCTGGTCTTCTCGACGATCCCGCCGGCGGGCATCGACTCCAGCCGCAACGGGCTGTTCGTGCGTGCCAACGCCGCCACCGTCGTCGTCGCGTTCCGTGACACCGTCGCCGCCGTCGCGCCCCGCCCGGCCATTGCCGCGGGGGGTTGCCGCGAACTGCGGATCTGGGCAGGCCCGGGCGGCGTCGGAGCCGATTTCGTCGGCATCCCCGGCGCCACCGGCACCCTCGCCCAGGAGAAGAAGCCGCAGATCGCCGGCATCTTCACGGACCTGAAGGTGGCTTCGCAGCCGGGGTTGAGCGCCCATATCGACATCGACACCCGGTTCATCACCAGCCCCAGCACCCTCAAGATCGCGGTGATGGTGCTCGGGATCGCCTGCGTGGTGGCGTCGTTGATCGCACTCGGCGTGCTCGACCGGCGGGCAGGGCGCCGGGTGCGCGGAGCGTGGCGGCAGTTGTTCAGGGCCCGCGCCGCCACCTGGGTGGCCGACGTCGGGGTGATCGGCGGGTTGCTGCTCTGGCATGTCATCGGCGCCATCTCCTCCGACGACGGCTACAACCTCACCATCGCGCGGGTCTCCGGCCAGGCCGGCTACACCGCCAACTACTTCCGCTACTTCGGGGCCACCGAAGCGCCCTTCGACTGGTACCAGTCGGTGCTCGCCCACCTCGCCGCGATCAGCACCGCTGGCGTGTGGATGCGGCTGCCCGCCACGATCGCCGGCATCGGTACCTGGCTCATCCTGAGCCGCTGTGTGCTGCCCCGGCTGGGCAGGCGGTTGTCGCTCAACCGGGTGACGGTATGGACCGCGGGCGCGGTGTTCCTCGCTGCGTGGCTGCCGTTCAACAACGGGCTGCGACCCGAACCGCTGATCGCATTCGGCGCACTGGCGACGTGGATCCTGGTGGAGAACGCCATCGCCACCCGTCGGCTGGTTCCGGCAGCGCTGGCAATCGTCGTCGCCGTCTTCAGCGTGACGCTCGCCCCGCAGGGCCTGATCGCGATCGCGCCGCTACTCGTCGGCGCACGGGCCGTCGCCCGGGTGATCAAAGCCCGGCGCGGCACCGATGGGCTGCTGGCACCGCTGGCCGCGCTCGCCGCCTCACTGGCGGTCATCTTCGTCGTCGTGTTCCGCGACCAGACCTTGGCGGCTGTCGCCGAATCCGCCCGCATCAAGTACGTCGTCGGCCCGACGATCGCCTGGTATCAGGACTTCCTGCGGTACTACTTCCTGACTGTCGAGGACAATTCGGAAAGCTCACTGACCCGCCGCTTCGGGGTCCTGATCATGTTGCTGTGCCTGTTCGGCATGCTGGCGGTGCTGCTGCGCCGCGGCCATGTCCCGGGGGTGGCCGGCGGCCCGGTATGGCGGCTGCTCGGCAGCACTGCGATCGGCCTGCTGTTGCTGCACTTCACCCCGACCAAGTGGGCTGTGCAGTTCGGTGCGTTCGCCGGACTGGCCGGGGCGCTGGGCGCGGTCACCGCATTCGCCTTTGCCCGCGTCGGGTTGCACAACCGACGCAACCTCGCCCTCTACGTCACCGCCCTGCTGTTCGTGCTGGCGTGGGCGACCTCGGGCACCAACGGCTGGTTCTACGTCGGCAACTACGGCGTGCCGTGGTTCGACCGTCAACCGGTGATCGCCCACCAGCCCGTGACGACGATGTTCCTCGGCCTGGCGATCGTGTCCGGCCTGACCGCCGGCTGGCTGCACTTCCGGATGGACTACGCCGGGCACACCGAGGTCAAGAACACCGGCCGCAACCGGGCTCTTGCGTCCACTCCCCTGCTGGTCTTCGCGATCATCATGGTGCTGCTCGAGGTCGGCTCGATGACCAAGGCCTTCGTGCAGCGCTACCCGGCCTACACCACCGCCGCCGCCAACGTGTCCGCTCTGAAGTCGGGCCTGTCCGACGCCAGCTGCGCGATGGCCGACGACGTTCTGGTCGAGGCAGACCCGAATGCCGGTATGCTGCAACCGGTTCCGGGCCAGAAGTGGGGCAAGTACGGCCCGCTCGGGGGCGACAATCCGGTCGGCTTCACGCCGAACGGCATCAGCGACACCCTGGAGCCTGCCGAGCCGTTCGTCGCCAACCCCGGCACCGTCAACTCCGACGGGTCACCCAACAAGCCCAATGCGGGCATCGCCTTCGCGGCAGGCACCGGCGGCGGGTACGGCCCGGTCGGAGTCAACGGCTCGCGAGTGTTCCTGCCGTTCGGGCTGGACCCGAAGACCACCCCGGTGATGGGCAGCTACAACGAGAACACCGTTGCCGCCAAGGCGACTTCGGCGTGGTATCAGCTGCCGCCACGCACCCCGGACCGGCCGCTGGTGACCGTCGCCGCCGCGGGCGCGATCTGGTTTTACGACGAAGAAGGCCAATTCAACTACGGACAGTCACTCAAGCTGCAGTGGGGTGTCCAGCGGCCGGACGGCAGTTTCCAAGCGCTGAACTCGGTGCAACCCATCGATGTGATCGCCCAAAAGGCCTGGCGAAACCTACGTTTCCCGTTGTCGTGGGCACCGCCGGAGGCCAACGTCGCGCGCATCGTCGCCGACGATCCGAACCTGAGTACCGATCAGTGGTTCGGCTTCACCCCGCCACGTGTGCCGGTCCTGGAGACCGCTCAGCAGTTCCTCGGCTCGCAGACGCCGGTGATGATGGACATCGCCACCGCGGCGAACTTCCCTTGCCAGCGCCCGTTCTCCGAACACCTCGGCGTCGCCGAACTGCCGGAATATCGGATCCTGCCCAACCTCAAGCAGGTGGTGGTGTCGAGCAATATGTGGCAATCCGCCCGTGCCGGTGGGCCGTTCCTGTTCATCCAGGGACTGCTGACCACCGCGACCGTCCCGACGTACCTGCGCGACGACTGGTATCGCGACTGGGGTGCGATCGAGCGCTACGTCCGGCTGGTGCCGTCGTCGGAGGCGCCGAACGCTGTCATCGACCAGGGCACCAAGACGACATTCGGTTGGAGCCGTAGCGGACCGATCAGGGCACTGCCATGA
- a CDS encoding arabinosyltransferase domain-containing protein → MAVPDRQLISSSVNETRAKYRTARLVAVVAGLLGAGLAILTPLLPVEQTTAELNWPQNGVLNSVTAPLISYVATDLTIDVPCRAAAGLNSPDKTVLLSTVPKQAPKAVDRGLLIQRANDDLVVVVRNTPVVVAPMSQVLSPACQKLTFTAHADRVTAEFVGLTQGADSKAPGKPLAGERSGYDFRPQIVGIFTDLSGPAPPGLSVHATIDTRYSSAPTALKMAAMVLGVVLTIVSLGALHVMDRADGVRQRRFLPSRWWSVSPLDGLVLAVLVWWHFVGANTSDDGYILTMARVSEHAGYMANYYRWFGTPEAPFGWYYDLLALWAHVSASSVWMRLPTLGMALVCWWLISREVIPRLGHAVKTSRAAVWTAAGMFLAFWLPLNNGLRPEPIIALGILLTWCSVERGVATSRLLPVAFACIIGALTLFSGPTGIASIGALLVAIGPLRTILHRRSRQFGLLPLLAPILAAGTVTLILIFRDQTFIGEVQANMLKSAVGPSLSWFDEHIRYERLFMASPDGSVSRRFAVLALLVALAVSVAMILRRGHIPGTAAGPSRRIIGITIISFLAMMFTPTKWTHHFGVFAGLAGSLGALAAVAVTAHVLRSRRNRAIFAAAVLFITALSFASVNGWWYVSNFGVPWSNQFPEWHFGFTTMLLGLTVLALLVAAWFHFSFRDTGGPARTRWWSRFIGSPLATMAWLLVVFEVLSLTLGMTEQWPAWSVGRSNLQALTGKNCGLADDVLVEEDPNAGTLAPIVGVSVGDALAATTAQGFTPNGIPADVSADPVLEPPGGGSFVDNDGLVTSSEAGTEGGTTVAAGVNGSRARLPYGLDPAHTPVMGSWRAGVQQPALLRSAWYQLPADWAASPLLVVAAAGRFNQDEVQVQWATDQQAAEGKSGGSVLFGDVGAAPAWRNLRAPLAAIPRDATRIRLVATDDDLAPQHWIAITPPRIPKLRSLQDVVGSQDPVLLDWLVGLAFPCQRPFAHRYGVIEPPKWRILPDRFGAEANSPVMDNIGGGPLGISELLYRAVTVPSYLRDDWFRDWGALQRLNLFYPDAQPARLDLGTATRSGLWSPAPLRPT, encoded by the coding sequence ATGGCCGTCCCGGACCGCCAATTAATATCTAGCTCCGTGAACGAGACGCGGGCGAAGTACCGGACCGCCCGTCTTGTCGCTGTCGTCGCAGGTCTGTTGGGCGCCGGCCTGGCGATACTGACGCCGCTGCTGCCGGTCGAGCAAACCACAGCAGAACTGAACTGGCCCCAGAATGGGGTGCTGAACAGCGTCACCGCTCCGTTGATCAGCTACGTGGCAACCGATTTGACCATTGACGTGCCGTGTCGCGCGGCCGCCGGGCTGAACAGCCCCGACAAGACCGTGCTGCTGTCCACGGTGCCCAAGCAGGCACCCAAGGCCGTCGACCGCGGGCTGCTGATCCAGCGCGCCAACGACGACCTCGTAGTCGTTGTCCGCAACACCCCTGTCGTCGTCGCCCCGATGAGCCAGGTGCTCAGCCCGGCCTGCCAGAAGCTGACGTTCACCGCGCACGCCGACCGGGTGACCGCCGAATTCGTCGGCCTCACCCAGGGCGCCGACAGCAAAGCTCCCGGCAAGCCGCTCGCCGGCGAACGCAGCGGCTACGACTTCCGGCCCCAGATCGTCGGCATCTTCACCGATCTGTCCGGACCGGCACCGCCCGGGCTGAGTGTTCACGCCACCATCGACACCCGGTACAGCAGCGCCCCGACCGCGCTGAAGATGGCCGCGATGGTGCTCGGCGTGGTGCTGACGATCGTCTCCCTCGGCGCGTTGCACGTCATGGATCGCGCCGACGGGGTCCGGCAGCGGCGTTTCCTGCCGTCGCGCTGGTGGTCGGTGAGCCCGCTGGACGGATTGGTGCTCGCCGTCCTGGTCTGGTGGCACTTCGTCGGCGCCAACACCTCCGACGACGGCTACATCCTGACCATGGCCCGGGTGTCCGAGCACGCCGGATACATGGCCAACTACTACCGCTGGTTCGGCACTCCGGAGGCGCCGTTCGGCTGGTACTACGACCTGCTGGCGCTGTGGGCGCACGTCTCGGCATCCAGTGTGTGGATGCGGCTGCCGACGCTCGGTATGGCCTTGGTGTGCTGGTGGCTGATCAGCCGCGAGGTGATCCCCCGGCTCGGCCACGCCGTCAAGACCAGCCGCGCCGCCGTCTGGACCGCCGCCGGCATGTTCCTGGCGTTCTGGCTGCCGCTGAACAACGGCCTGCGCCCCGAGCCGATCATCGCGCTGGGCATCCTGCTGACGTGGTGCTCGGTCGAGCGTGGGGTGGCCACCAGCCGGCTGCTTCCGGTCGCGTTCGCCTGCATCATCGGGGCGCTGACGTTGTTCTCCGGCCCGACCGGAATCGCGTCGATCGGTGCGCTGCTGGTGGCGATCGGTCCGCTGCGCACGATCCTGCACCGACGATCCCGGCAGTTCGGGCTGCTGCCCCTGCTCGCACCGATCCTGGCCGCAGGGACAGTCACGCTCATCCTGATCTTCCGCGACCAGACCTTTATCGGCGAGGTTCAGGCCAACATGCTCAAGTCGGCCGTCGGCCCCAGCCTGAGCTGGTTCGACGAACACATCCGGTACGAGCGGCTGTTCATGGCCAGCCCCGACGGTTCGGTGTCGCGGCGGTTCGCGGTGCTGGCGCTGCTCGTCGCACTGGCGGTGTCGGTGGCGATGATCCTGCGTCGCGGGCACATCCCCGGAACTGCGGCCGGGCCCAGCAGGCGCATCATCGGGATCACGATCATCTCGTTCCTGGCGATGATGTTCACCCCGACGAAGTGGACGCACCACTTCGGCGTGTTCGCCGGGCTGGCCGGTTCACTGGGTGCGCTGGCCGCGGTCGCGGTCACCGCGCACGTCTTGCGATCCCGAAGAAACCGGGCGATCTTCGCCGCCGCGGTCCTGTTCATCACCGCGCTGTCGTTCGCGAGTGTCAACGGCTGGTGGTACGTCTCGAACTTCGGTGTGCCGTGGTCGAACCAGTTCCCGGAATGGCACTTCGGTTTCACCACGATGCTGCTCGGCCTGACCGTGCTCGCCCTGCTCGTGGCCGCCTGGTTCCACTTCTCCTTCCGCGACACCGGCGGCCCCGCACGCACCCGGTGGTGGTCGCGCTTCATCGGCTCGCCGCTGGCCACGATGGCCTGGCTGCTGGTGGTCTTCGAGGTGCTGTCGCTGACGCTGGGAATGACCGAGCAGTGGCCGGCGTGGTCGGTCGGCCGCTCGAATCTGCAGGCACTGACCGGCAAGAACTGCGGGCTGGCCGACGATGTCCTGGTCGAAGAGGACCCGAACGCCGGGACACTGGCCCCGATCGTCGGAGTATCGGTGGGCGACGCGCTCGCCGCGACGACGGCCCAGGGCTTCACTCCCAACGGAATCCCCGCCGACGTGTCGGCGGACCCGGTGCTGGAGCCGCCCGGCGGCGGCAGTTTCGTCGACAACGACGGGCTGGTCACCAGCAGCGAGGCCGGCACCGAAGGCGGCACCACCGTCGCGGCCGGCGTCAACGGATCCCGCGCCCGGCTGCCCTACGGCCTGGACCCGGCCCACACACCCGTGATGGGCAGCTGGCGTGCCGGCGTACAACAACCCGCCCTACTGCGCTCGGCCTGGTACCAGCTGCCCGCCGACTGGGCCGCTTCCCCATTGCTCGTGGTCGCGGCCGCGGGCCGATTCAACCAGGACGAGGTCCAGGTGCAGTGGGCCACCGACCAACAGGCCGCCGAAGGCAAGTCGGGCGGCTCGGTGCTGTTCGGCGACGTCGGCGCAGCACCGGCGTGGCGCAACCTGCGCGCCCCGTTGGCCGCGATCCCGCGCGACGCAACCCGCATCCGTCTCGTAGCCACCGACGACGACCTCGCACCCCAACACTGGATCGCGATCACCCCACCGCGCATCCCCAAGCTGCGCAGCCTGCAGGATGTGGTCGGATCGCAGGACCCTGTGCTGCTGGATTGGCTTGTCGGACTGGCGTTCCCCTGCCAGCGGCCGTTCGCCCACCGGTATGGCGTCATCGAACCGCCGAAGTGGCGGATCCTGCCGGACCGGTTCGGCGCCGAGGCCAACTCGCCGGTGATGGACAACATCGGCGGCGGTCCGCTCGGCATCAGCGAACTGTTGTACCGCGCGGTCACGGTGCCGAGCTATCTGCGCGACGACTGGTTCCGCGACTGGGGCGCCCTGCAGCGGCTCAACCTGTTCTATCCCGACGCCCAGCCGGCGCGCCTCGATCTCGGCACCGCCACCCGCAGCGGGCTGTGGAGCCCGGCTCCGCTGCGACCTACCTAA
- a CDS encoding decaprenylphospho-beta-D-erythro-pentofuranosid-2-ulose 2-reductase, which translates to MIDATGNPQTILLLGGTSEIGLAICKRYLRNAKARIILADLPNAPKRDAAIAQLEAAGASSVEYLDFDALDTKSHPDVIEKAWANGDVDVAIVAFGILGDAEELWQNQSKAVLSAQINYTAAVSVGVLIGDKMRAQGFGQIIAMSSVAGERVRRNNFVYGSTKAGLDGFYLGLGEALQEHGVHVLVIRPGQVRTTTTLEHWKATGAKEAPFTVNAEDVAELAVTSAAKGKALVWAPGQVRVLMSVIRHIPRPIFRKLPI; encoded by the coding sequence ATGATCGACGCCACTGGCAATCCGCAAACCATCCTGCTGCTGGGCGGAACCTCCGAGATCGGCCTCGCCATCTGCAAGCGCTACCTGCGCAACGCCAAGGCCCGGATCATCCTGGCCGATCTGCCGAACGCACCCAAGCGTGACGCCGCCATCGCCCAGCTGGAAGCCGCAGGCGCCAGCTCGGTCGAGTACCTCGACTTTGACGCACTGGACACCAAGAGTCATCCGGACGTCATCGAAAAGGCCTGGGCCAATGGCGATGTCGACGTGGCGATCGTCGCGTTCGGCATCCTCGGCGACGCCGAGGAACTCTGGCAGAACCAGTCGAAGGCGGTATTGAGCGCCCAGATCAACTACACCGCGGCGGTCTCGGTGGGGGTGTTGATCGGTGACAAGATGCGCGCCCAGGGTTTCGGCCAGATCATCGCGATGTCCTCGGTGGCCGGGGAACGGGTGCGCCGCAACAACTTCGTCTACGGCTCCACCAAGGCCGGCCTGGACGGCTTCTACCTCGGTCTCGGAGAGGCCCTGCAAGAGCACGGGGTTCACGTCCTCGTCATCCGCCCCGGCCAGGTGCGCACCACCACCACGCTGGAGCACTGGAAGGCCACCGGCGCCAAGGAAGCACCGTTCACGGTGAACGCCGAGGATGTCGCCGAACTGGCCGTCACATCCGCGGCCAAGGGCAAGGCCCTGGTGTGGGCGCCCGGCCAGGTGCGTGTGCTGATGTCCGTGATCCGGCACATCCCGCGCCCCATTTTCCGCAAGCTGCCGATCTAG